The Vicinamibacterales bacterium DNA window CGACCGTGTGGAAGACGGAGTACAACGCCGCGGTGTCCGACGCGCTTTTCGTCGAAGTGCGCGTCGGCAGTTATCACGCCGACACGGCGCTGACGTCCAAGAGCACGGCGCCGCGGATTGCGGACGTGGGTGCCAACACGGTCAGCGGCGGCACCCTGGCGTTTGGGCGAATCATCAACCGGCCCCAGGTGAACGGGTCCCTGAGTTTCCAGAAGACTGGTTGGGGCGGCAGTCACACCTTGAGGATCGGTGGCGAGTACATGCTCGACAAGGTCGTGTCGCCGACGAATGGATACGACAACCCGTGCAACTGCGTCTCGACGCTGAACAACGGTGTGCCCGTGCAGGTGCAGATCCTGCTGGGCCCGAACGTGTCGAAGAACAACCTGGCGACATCGGCCGCGTTTGTGGACGACACATGGCGCCTCAATCGAGCTGTCACGCTGTCGCTGGGAGTGCGCCTGGATCGCTACCAGCCGATCCTCCCCGATCAGGAAGGGCCGACCGGGCAGACGTTTCCGGCCATTGACCCGGTCCTCACGTTCAGCAACTGGGGCCCGAGGGTGGGCATGAGCACCGATCTCACCGGCGACGGCAAGACCGTCCTGAAACTTCAGTACGGAAGGTTCTGGGTCTATCCGGCGCCGATTTTCACCGCGGCGGTCAATCCCAATGCATCCGGCTGGTCGCAGACCTATCTGTGGACCAGCGACGCCAATGCGAACGGCCGCTGGGATCGTGGCGAAGAAGGACGATTGATTGCCGTATCGGGCGGAAGCAGCACCACCAGGCTCGACCCTGACATCAGCAACACCTCCGTCGATCAGGGCAGTGCCTATCTCGAACGCGAGGTGGCGCCGAATGTTGCCCTGCGGACGGGTGTCGTGCTGAACGCCAGGCGTCAGCCGTACGGGACGATCAACGTCAGCCGCCTGCTCGCGGCGTACTCGGTACCCGTGGCGATTGTTGATCCGGGACCTGACGGGCAACTCGGTTCCGCCGATGACGGCGGGACCCTGAATGCCTACAACTTGTCGGCCGCGGCCCTGAGCGCGGCGCCCGTGAATCTGACTACGAACCTGCCTGACAGCAACAGCGAGTACTACACCTGGGAAATCACCGCGACGAAACGTCAGACCGGGCGCTGGTCGCTGCTGGCGAGCTTCACGGAGACGTGGAGCCATGAGGCTGCCCTCGGAACGGGGAATGACTTCACGCCGAACGCCCTGATCAACGCCTCGGGGACGCAGGTGAGATTCAAGACATGGCAAGCCAAACTGAACGGGACAGTGAACCTGCCGTGGGGGCTTCGCGTCGTCCCCGTCATGCGGCACCAGTCCGGCCAGCCGTTCGCCCGCACGTTTGTACAGGTGCTCAACTATGGGAGCGCCACGATCAAGGCGGAGCCGATCACGGCCAGCCGGACGCCAGACATCACGCTCCTTGACGTGCGAACAGAGAAGGTGTTTCGAATCAATACCGTGCGCTTGACCGGGTTTTTCGACGTCTATAACCTGCTGAACACGAATGCTGAGCAGACGTTGAGCACCAGCTCGGGCGGCTCATGGTTGCGACCAACGGCGATCACGGGGCCCCGAATCCTCCGGATCGGTGCCCGATTGGACTGGTAGCCGTGCCGAGTGCCGTGCCTGACCCACGGAGGTCGAACTCGAGCTCATGAGTTGGGTCACTATCATCTGGTCGATGGTCGGGTCCGCGTGTTTCACGTTGGCCGCGATCTATTTTCTCGTCTGGTATCGGAACCGCGCCGCGTGGCCCCACTTCCTCTTCGCCGTGACGGCGGCCTCGACGACGGCGTACGCGTTCTGTGAACTGCGGGTGATGCTGGCGCAGACGCCAGCTGAGTTCCTGACCGCGATGCGCTGGGTGCAATTGGTGTCGTTCTTCCTCTTCGTGTCCATCACGTGGTTCGTCCGGATCTATCTGCGGGCCGGGCGAACCTGGTTCGCATGGACGGTCACCGGCCTTCGCACGTTCTACATGCTGCTCTCGTTCCTGGCCGGACTCAACGTCAACTATCGTTCCGTCACGAGTCTGCCCCACGTCCGGTTTCTGGGAGAATCCGTGAACGCCGTTGGCGCAGGCGTCCGCAGTTATTGGACCCTGTTCGGCCATTTTGCCGTCTTCCTGATTCTGGTCTTTGTCGTGGACGCCAGCATCATGACGTGGCGGCGCGGCGACCATCGCCAGGCGCGCATGATCGGTGGCGGTGTCGTGTTCTTCTTTTCGGCCGGACTGTTGACTTCCTCGGTGGCGTTTTGGGGGATCGTCCAGGCGCCACTTCTCGTCAGCCCGTGGTACCTGGGACTGGTCGTGGTCATGGGATACGAGTTAAGCCGGGATCTGCTCCGCGCCTCTCAACTCGTCCGCGAACTCCAGGTGAGCGAGGCCGGACTCCGCGAAAGCGAGGCGCGGATGACCCTGGCCGTCGAGGCCGGGGATCTCGGCATCTGGGTCTGGGACCTCGTGCGGGGCGACATCTGGGCGACCGACTCGTGGCGGGCGCTGTTTGGCTTCGCGGAGTCGGAGCGGCTGGCATTCGATGACGTGCTCGAGCGGCTGCATCCGGACGATCGCGAACTCCTCCAGCAGGCGCACGCGATGGCAGTCGCGGGCTCGAGTGGTGGCAGATACCAGACCGAATATCGGTTGATCCTGCCGGATGGCCGGACTCGCTGGATCGTGTCCCAGGGCCGCGTCGAGTTCGACGCCACCGGCCGGCCGCTCGTCATGCGAGGCACGTCTCGCGAGGTCACCGCGCGGAAACTCGCCGAAGCGGAGACCCAGCGCCTCCAACAGGAGATCGCCCACGCCGGACGCGTCTCGATGATGGGACAGCTCGCGTCTGGACTGGCGCACGAGATCAACCAACCGCTCGCCGCGATCCTGCGTAACGCGGAAGCCGCGGAGCTGTTCCTGCAGCACCCTTCGCCGGATCTCGACGAACTCCGTGCGATTCTGGTCGACATCCGCCACGACGACGAGCGCGCGGGTCAGGTCATCGACCGCATGCGCGGGCTGCTCAAGCGGCAGACGCTCGACGCGCGACAGCTCGACGTGAGGGCGCTCGTCGGCGACGTCGCGGCCCTGGTGCGCGTCGATGCGGCGACGCGCCGAGTGAAGCTGGACGTGGACGTCTCGGGCGATCTGCCGGCCGTCTGGGGCGACCGCATCCATCTGCAGCAGGTGCTGCTCAACCTCATCCTCAACGGCATGGACTCGCTGAGCGCCGCCGGCCGGGACGATCGACGCGTGTCCGTGACCGCGCGGTTCAATGGCGCGCAGACCGTCGTGATCGCTGTCGGCGACAACGGCCCGGGCATCCCCGCGGACACGCTGGCGCGGGTCTTCGACCCGTTCTACACGACGAAGCCGAACGGGATGGGCATGGGGCTGGCGATCTCCCGCACGATTGTCGAAGCGCACGGTGGCCGGTTGTGGGCGGAGAACGCCAGCGACGGTGGCGCGGCGTTCCGTTTCACCGTACCGATCGCACGTGAGGCGAGCGCGGCATGACGCCGACCGAGCGCATCGTCACAAGCTCTCCGGGCTACGTTCTGTCATGGACAATGAAGCGACGCGCAATCCGGGTGACCGGGCCTCTGATCATGAGGTAGGGAACGAATGCCAGGACGGCGGCGACGATCAGCGCCTGCCCCGGGTACACCCAGCGATAGACGATCACGTCGTAAATCACATCGAGAACGATTGCGACGATGAACACTTTGCCCACATCCTTCCATCCCTGCCGTCGGAGATCGTGGCGTGCGTCGGCGTTGATGAAGATGGCCCAGAAGACAAAGGGTGGCCGCTTCTCGCGGGCGTCTCGCAATCCGGCACGCACTGCCATGATGGTCGCCACTGCAGGCTGCACGAGCAGGCGGAAGTGGAACGGCCCGTCAGCGCGGCCGATGAGCATCTCCCACACGCGAGCGAAGAACTCCTGGGCCGTCATCAACTCGTTCAGGGAAGCTGGCTGGGTGACGGAGACTCCAGCGCGATCATGATCGTCCCGTCTACGACCTTCACTGGATACGTCGCGACGCCGTAGACGGGAACGTGCAGCGTGCTTCCCGTTGTCACGTCATATCGCCAGCCGTGCGCGCGACAGGTGACCACCTTGCCGTCGAGGGCGCTGCCGCCGAGCGACATGCCCTGATGCAGGCACGCATCAGCGATGGCGCAGATGGTGCCGTCGACGTTGAACAGCGCGACGTCCGCGTTACCGACAGTGACGACGGTGCCGGCGCCGCAGGGGAGCTGCTCCAGTCGCGCCACTTCCACGAAATCCGACATGGCAATTCCCCTCAACGTGCAACGCGTTTCAGCTCCTCGGCCAGGATGGGATGCCGAGATTGGTTGCATGTACGCTCCGCACAACGCAAAGCGGCGCGGTCCCGCTCTCCTTTTGGGAGGGCGGGACTTCTGATCGCTACGTTTTGGCGAGCGCCGGCGGCGGCGTCATGCAGTACGCCATCGGGTGCGAGTCGGAGATCTGGTGCTGGACGCTCTTCTTGCCGTCGGTTTCCCAGACCACGAAGCCGCGATCGTCATCGCCGCGATTCGGCGGCATGCCGAGATTCTTCAGCGTTTCGTCGACGCTGTCGTACCAGACGCCGATCTTCATGATCTTGCGCGCTTCCTCAGCCGTCGCAATCTTGCGGCCGAATCGCTCGCTGAGCTCCACGGCCGCCTTGATCTGGTCGATCGACGTCATGCGCTGACGCTTGCTGTTCCAGAGGTTGTCCTCGATGCCGACGCGCACGTGCTGCCCCAGGATGATCGCCATCGGCTGGGCGACCGCATTGATCCGCATGCCGGCCCAGAAGGTGACAATCGCCCCCTGCGGTTCGCGCTGGAGCCAGTGCATCCAGTCGAACGGATTGTGGCCGCACCCTCCGCCGCCATACATGGTGATGTTCGTATTCAGCGGGCCCATGTACGCGCCATGGCGGATCAGCCGCTCCACGATCTCGAGCTGGTGCACATGCGCGAGCGTGAAGTAGGGCTGGATCTTGTGCGCTCGCAGGCGCTTCAGGTGCTCCAGGTAGAAGGCCGGACCAGCGTCGGTGAACATGCCGGCATATGCCGCGATTACCTTCGGATCCTCGAGATGCGTCCCTTTCACATCGTCCTCGGTCCACATCTGCGTGATGTCGAACATGGAGGTGCCGATCGCCACCGTCACGGTTTCCGGCGCCGGCGTGATTTCAGCGAGCATGTGGCGCGTGTCGTAGTCGAGCCACTTTGCCTTGGCGCCATCGCTCTTGGGCGAGAATGCTATCGAGCCGCCGACCTGGATGATCATCTTCGGGCAGGCCTCCGTGAGGCGCTGCATCATGAAGTTGTAGTGTTCGATGTCCGCGGAGAGGTGCCCGGTCGCAGGGTTGCGCACGTGGAGGTGCAAGACCCTGGCGCCGGCATTGTAGCAATCCACCGCCGACTGGACCTGCTCGTCCCAGGTCACGGGGATGTCGGGCGCATCGCCCGGCAGCCACGTCGGGCCGTACGGCGCTGCGGTGATGATCAGCGGTTGCATGTTCTCGGGATACAGCGCGTCGTCTGTGTAGCGCATGGACTTTTCTCCTGGTGTCAGTTGCTGTCTCTAGCCCAGTTCGTCTGGTTCGGGCAGCGGCATCGCCAACGGGTCGGCCTGCCAGATGGCGAAGATGTTTCCCTCGGGGTCTGAAACGACGGCGTACCACGCGGTTTTCGGGACAGCGGTTTTCGGTCGCACAATCGCACCGCCGAGTTCCGTGATCCCATCGACGGTTCGATCGAGCGAGTCGACGTGGACGTAGTGCACCCAGCTGCGCGGCCCCGGGATCGGCCGGAACAGCAGCCCGCCGCCGATGCCGTTGGACTTTCCGGCGCCAGTGTCGATGCGCCAGTAGTCGATGCCCGACGCCTTGTTGATTTGCCATCCGAGCAGCGCCTGGTAGAACTGCGCGAGCTTCGCCGGCTCCTCGGCGTAAATCTCGAAGTGCGTCACTGAACTGGTCATCTGGTGTCTCCGGGTGTTGCGGCGAATATATGGCGCGACGCGCTACGCCGACTACTGCCCTTAGGGGCAGGATCGGGGTCGAAGGTCAGCGGTTAGACTGCGGGCGATCATGTTCCCCAAACCTCCACTCATCCTGCTGCTGGCGGCGCTCTGCGCGATGCGCGCCTCCGCGCAGGAGCTCGAGCCGCGCGCCTACTCATCCTCCCCAATCGGCACCAACTTCCTTCTGGTGGGCGTCGGCCGGTCGAGCGGCGATGTCGTCTTCGACCCGACCGTGCCTATCACCGACGTTCATGCGGACATCAACGCAGCCACGCTCGGCGCTGGACGTACATTCAGTCTGGTCGGGCACCTGGTGCTGGCGACGGTCGCCCTCCCTTATGTGTGGGGAGAGATCACGGGCAAGGTCTTTGAAGCGGCCGCAAGCACCACCCGTTCCGGCCTTGGGGATGCGCGGATGAAAGTCTCGGTGACTCTGCATGGCACACCGGCTCTGACGCCGCCCGCATTCGCGAAGGCCCCGCGGCGGACGAACATCGGCACTAGCCTTACCGTCGCGGCGCCCTCGGGCCAGTACTACGGCGACAAACTGATCAACATCGGCACGAATCGCTGGGCGTTCAAACCCGAGGTGGGTCTGTCTCGCCCAATCGGCCGCTGGACTCTTGACGTCTCGGGCGGAGCCTGGCTCTTCACGACGAACGATCAGTTCTATCAGGGGGATTCGATACGCACGCAGGACCCGCTGTTCGTCGTCCAGGGGCACGCCAGCTACAACGTCACCCGGCGAGCCTGGGCCGCGGTGGACGCCACGTGGTATGGCGGCGCCGACGTTCGCGTGGATGGCGGCCCGCCATCCGCCAGGCAGAACAACGCCCGTCTCGGCGCTACGCTGGCGCTGCCGATCGGAAGTCGCCAATCAATCAAGCTCGCGTACAGCGCCGGCGCGTCGACGCGAACTGGTGCCGATTTCACGACGGTGGCCGTCGCTTGGCAGTACCTCTGGTTCGATCGGACTTCACCGAACCGACCCTAGCAGGAGGGCTTTCTGATTGTGCGTGAAACGGGCGCGGCGGCCTGCACCACGCCCGCTCAGAATCCGAATTGGGCCCGCCCCTGGAACACGTTGAACCGCCCTCGCTGTCCGTCGCGATCCAGGATGCCGTGCCCGTAGTTGAACTCGATCCGCCAGTGCTCTTCCGGATACCAGGAAATCGCGCCCGTCAACCGCGACATCACGCCCCCGTCAACGGCACCATCGGTCAGATCGACGTAGGAATACCGTCCCGACACTTCCCATGCGCCGGTCCCGACGTGGCCAAAGCCGAACGGCGAGCGCGGCTTGAACTTGCTGACGTAGTGTCCATCCTCGCGGTTGAAGGTTCGGTGCTCGCCGGTCAGGAAGTGCGACGCGCCCACGAACCCGCCGTAAAAGAGCGGATTGCCAACGGTCGGCGCATTGACGGGCGTCAGCATCAGCTCGCCAAACACCTGCGTCGGCCCGCTCATCGCCATCAACTCGAACTGCGTGGTAGTGGAATGATTCCCCTCGAATTTCGTCGTGTCCACGAAGTACGGAGCCTGGTTGGTCTCCGGCCGGCTGCGGTACTGGAGTGTTCCGTCGGTCTTCTCTTTGTAATAGACCCCGCCCGCGACGCTCACGACGGTCTGGTCCGCATCACGATCGACGGGCACGAACTCGAACCGGCCCGTGTATTGACTCCCGTTGGCTGAGAAGGAGCGGTCGTTCATGAACCAGTCGTTGAACGCGCCGGCCGAATATGTCGCGCGGCCATTGGCGAACGAACGGTGCAGACGCAGGCCGATGTTGCGCTGCGGGATGAACGCGTTGGCCGCGCCGCTGCGCTCCATGAAGATCCAGTCGGCGCCGGGCATGATCCACTCCTGGGATACCCCGACCTTCTGCCTCCCGACCTTCACGCTCCCCAGCCACGACGTGAGCGGGATGTCTACGGCGATGTCCATCCAGGAAAATTTGGCGTCCGGCTCCGCGTCCAGGCCGTTGTAGTTGGTACCGACGAAGTAGGTCCACGGCTTTGGAAACTTGATTTGCCCAGAGATATAGAACCGATCGGCGCGAGGCTCCCCTTTGGCTGGCACGTGGCCGACCTGCTGCTCGTTGGTGCTGTCCTGGGTCATGGCCATGCCGTCGAACATCAGCATCCAGCCCCATTTCGCACTGATCGCCTTGTTCTCGAACGAGAGCCACGTTTCCTCGAACGACTCCTTCTTCTCGGGCGGGGGCGGCTGGGCCTCGGCCGCGGCATGCGCGGGTGCCGGCGTCCCGCTGTTCGCCGAGGACGGCAACGCTGTTGTCTGCGCCGTGAGCGCCGCATTTGCCCAGAGCAGCATCGTCGACAGCGCGGCGATCCGCACGCGGTAAGTCACGCGGACCTATTCCCCCAGCAGCGTCGCGCTCAACGCCATGAGCCCCATGACACTCACGATCGAGGCGACGATGATGGCTGTCGAGCGGTGTGCGATGCCGAACTCATCGCGCAGCAGCCTGGTGCTCCGGCGATGATCCATGGCTCCGAGCACGAGTGCAGCCAGGCCTGTGCCGATCATGGTCATGCCGAAGACACGAGGGCTGAGGAGCCGATGCGCGCGAAGGCCCTGGCCCGTTTCGAACTCGAAGAACTTGTAGATCGTAAAGCCGAACGAGATCAGTGAGGTCGCGGTCCGGATCCACGCCATCAGCGTGCGCTCGTCAGCGAGCCACGTGCGGTCGGCTGCGAGCCGGGTCCCGACGTCTGGATGCCGAGCCGCCAAGCTTCCGGAGTCAGGGCTCGATGTCTGTTCCACTTTTCCTGCCCCATGTATGACCTGAATCGTGACGGAGCGTGTCTTCGATGGTCGTGATTGCCAGTCGAATGAGCACTATAAAGATCAGGGGCACCGCGACCACTGCCCTTAGGGGAAGGTTGGATGTTCGGTTGACAACGGCTGTCATCATCGAGATGAGCGCGCGCCGTGTCAGCGATGCGGTCACGTGTATATTGTCGGTGGCATGATGCCCGAACCCGTCGTCCACATCGTCGACGACGATGCGTCCTTTCTGGCAGCGACCGCCCGGCTGCTGCGGGCCAGCGGGTTCGTGGTCAAGACCTTTGCGTCGGCGGCAGAGTTCCTCGCGCAGCGGAGAGACGACGAGCCGGGCTGCCTGGTCACTGACGTGCGGATGCCTGGCATGAACGGCCTCGAACTTCAAGCGGCCCTGGCCCAGTCCGGCCATCCGCTCGCGACCCTCTTTCTCACCGGCCACGGCGACATTCCTTCGAGCGTCCGCGCGATGCGCGACGGGGCGGAGGACTTCCTGGAGAAGCGTGCGGCGAAGGAGCTGCTCCTCGAGGCCGTGGCGCGCGCGCTCGCCCGAGACGCGCGTGAGCGTGAGGCCCGCGCCAGGCGAAGTGATCTGCGCGCGCGCTTCGACGCGCTCACGCCGCGGGAACTCGAAGTGCTCGGCCATGTCGTGCGCGGCCAACTGAACAAGCAGATCGCGGGCGATCTCGGCATCCATGAGCGGACGGTGAAGCTGCACCGCACGGCCATCACGACGAAACTCCGCGTGCAATCGGTCGCCGAGCTCACACGGCTGACCGAGGAAGCGGGCCTCTTCACGGCGCAAGCGCCGCCCTTCCCGAAAGGGTAGTGGTCCGCGTACGCGCACGCCCTTTGTGGTGCCGTTAACCTGCGATACATCGTGTTCGCCGGAATGTTGCACCCGTAGTTCAACTCGTTCCGCCAATACTCTTCGGATACCCCGCCATCGGCGCGCTGCTCTTTCACCGGCGGTTCACGCCGTTCGAGCACACCAGCGTGATCATCACCACGAATGAGATCTTCGCTGAATGGGCCTGCGTCTCCTCAGGAAAGTCGCGTCGTTCCTTCCCCTAAGGGTCGTAGCGCGGCCCGATCCACCAACCGTATAGTGCCCACCGTCAACTCGGAGAAACGGATGACTGCCTCAGTGACGCACTTCGAAAATTCATGCCGGCGGCGGAGCATGGACAAGACGCTGAAGAACCCAGGCATGCTGCCCAATCGCGCCGACAACGATCGCGGCTCTGCGGCCAGGGAGACCGATGGCAAGGAGCGTCCAGCCTCAGACATCCGACGGCGTTCTGCATGACGCCGCCACCGGCGGTGGCGACGAAGTGAAATGCGGCCCGTCCTCTATTCGAGGACCGGCCCCTACTCTCGCAAGGCTCAGGAGACGTGAAAATGGCCGTAACCGACAACGAAGAAGCCAGCGGTCCCTGGGACCACCTGGCGCTCGCCAAGTTTCGTGAGTGGGACCCGGTCTTCATCGATCAGTGCCTCACGATGTCCGCTGACCCGTGGACCCGCGGCGTACTACCGCGTAAGGACGTCGAGCTGATCAGCGTCGCGGTGAATGCCGCATGTACGAACATGAGTGCCGGTGGCACCCGGCGCCATATTCGCAGCGCACTCGAGTCCGGAGCGACCCGCGAAGAGATCCTGATGGTTCTCAAGATCGCGTCTCTCCTATCGATCCATACGTTCAGCCTGGGCGCCCCAATTCTTCTGGAAGAAGCCAAAAGGGCCGGTGTGAAGCTGGCGCCGAAGGGACCGGCGGCGACACCTGTCTGCGACAAGATGGAAGCCGCGGGTCAATGGAATGCGGCTTGGGATGGGTTCTTCGAGATCGACCCAGCATGGACGGAAGCCATCATCGCCGCGAGTCTTCCCGTCTACACCAGCGGGGTCTTCACGCCCAAGCTGGCGGAACTACTGAGCATCGCCGTCGATGCGTCGATCATTCACATGTACGCGCCCGGAACACGCCGGCACATCCAGACCGCCCTGAAGCTCGGCGCGACGATGGAGGAGATCATGGAAGTGCTCAAGATCTGCGTTGCCGCAGGTATGCAGGCGAGCAATCTCGGTGTCCCCATCCTGGCCGAGGAGC harbors:
- a CDS encoding carboxypeptidase regulatory-like domain-containing protein codes for the protein MTVLLCSATRLASATAACLAVCSIAADPRLSAAAQTVTATTGAINGVVTDGTKAVLPGVAVSLSGPALMTSRTVISDETGGYRFSAVPTGDYAVTFELPGFETSVRDGIHVGLGFTATVSVELHAGRVSDTVTVNGSPVVDVSSTRVTTHFDSEKLASLPGARDVFALLANTPGVAMSKMDVGGNNALSLLEYTAYGLRAATGVNRNEVEGIRVGGANGSNDNYLPDFASFSEIAITAVGHTASMPVPGTLGQYVSKSGGNAYHGGIYADFQNEAWEATNIDDDQIARGVAGGPGLDVRDVNRLQQFRDFNADLGGYLRKDKAWWYAAYRSTAVEQQSAWLLDAPGALTAVVGTGKVTYLLSPRQKLVGYVQHQVFEQPSFFAFGASQPIQTSDALPHNRFLATVWKTEYNAAVSDALFVEVRVGSYHADTALTSKSTAPRIADVGANTVSGGTLAFGRIINRPQVNGSLSFQKTGWGGSHTLRIGGEYMLDKVVSPTNGYDNPCNCVSTLNNGVPVQVQILLGPNVSKNNLATSAAFVDDTWRLNRAVTLSLGVRLDRYQPILPDQEGPTGQTFPAIDPVLTFSNWGPRVGMSTDLTGDGKTVLKLQYGRFWVYPAPIFTAAVNPNASGWSQTYLWTSDANANGRWDRGEEGRLIAVSGGSSTTRLDPDISNTSVDQGSAYLEREVAPNVALRTGVVLNARRQPYGTINVSRLLAAYSVPVAIVDPGPDGQLGSADDGGTLNAYNLSAAALSAAPVNLTTNLPDSNSEYYTWEITATKRQTGRWSLLASFTETWSHEAALGTGNDFTPNALINASGTQVRFKTWQAKLNGTVNLPWGLRVVPVMRHQSGQPFARTFVQVLNYGSATIKAEPITASRTPDITLLDVRTEKVFRINTVRLTGFFDVYNLLNTNAEQTLSTSSGGSWLRPTAITGPRILRIGARLDW
- a CDS encoding ATP-binding protein, translating into MSWVTIIWSMVGSACFTLAAIYFLVWYRNRAAWPHFLFAVTAASTTAYAFCELRVMLAQTPAEFLTAMRWVQLVSFFLFVSITWFVRIYLRAGRTWFAWTVTGLRTFYMLLSFLAGLNVNYRSVTSLPHVRFLGESVNAVGAGVRSYWTLFGHFAVFLILVFVVDASIMTWRRGDHRQARMIGGGVVFFFSAGLLTSSVAFWGIVQAPLLVSPWYLGLVVVMGYELSRDLLRASQLVRELQVSEAGLRESEARMTLAVEAGDLGIWVWDLVRGDIWATDSWRALFGFAESERLAFDDVLERLHPDDRELLQQAHAMAVAGSSGGRYQTEYRLILPDGRTRWIVSQGRVEFDATGRPLVMRGTSREVTARKLAEAETQRLQQEIAHAGRVSMMGQLASGLAHEINQPLAAILRNAEAAELFLQHPSPDLDELRAILVDIRHDDERAGQVIDRMRGLLKRQTLDARQLDVRALVGDVAALVRVDAATRRVKLDVDVSGDLPAVWGDRIHLQQVLLNLILNGMDSLSAAGRDDRRVSVTARFNGAQTVVIAVGDNGPGIPADTLARVFDPFYTTKPNGMGMGLAISRTIVEAHGGRLWAENASDGGAAFRFTVPIAREASAA
- a CDS encoding Rieske 2Fe-2S domain-containing protein, with the translated sequence MSDFVEVARLEQLPCGAGTVVTVGNADVALFNVDGTICAIADACLHQGMSLGGSALDGKVVTCRAHGWRYDVTTGSTLHVPVYGVATYPVKVVDGTIMIALESPSPSQLP
- a CDS encoding 3-keto-5-aminohexanoate cleavage protein, which produces MRYTDDALYPENMQPLIITAAPYGPTWLPGDAPDIPVTWDEQVQSAVDCYNAGARVLHLHVRNPATGHLSADIEHYNFMMQRLTEACPKMIIQVGGSIAFSPKSDGAKAKWLDYDTRHMLAEITPAPETVTVAIGTSMFDITQMWTEDDVKGTHLEDPKVIAAYAGMFTDAGPAFYLEHLKRLRAHKIQPYFTLAHVHQLEIVERLIRHGAYMGPLNTNITMYGGGGCGHNPFDWMHWLQREPQGAIVTFWAGMRINAVAQPMAIILGQHVRVGIEDNLWNSKRQRMTSIDQIKAAVELSERFGRKIATAEEARKIMKIGVWYDSVDETLKNLGMPPNRGDDDRGFVVWETDGKKSVQHQISDSHPMAYCMTPPPALAKT
- a CDS encoding VOC family protein, producing the protein MTSSVTHFEIYAEEPAKLAQFYQALLGWQINKASGIDYWRIDTGAGKSNGIGGGLLFRPIPGPRSWVHYVHVDSLDRTVDGITELGGAIVRPKTAVPKTAWYAVVSDPEGNIFAIWQADPLAMPLPEPDELG
- a CDS encoding transporter, translated to MFPKPPLILLLAALCAMRASAQELEPRAYSSSPIGTNFLLVGVGRSSGDVVFDPTVPITDVHADINAATLGAGRTFSLVGHLVLATVALPYVWGEITGKVFEAAASTTRSGLGDARMKVSVTLHGTPALTPPAFAKAPRRTNIGTSLTVAAPSGQYYGDKLINIGTNRWAFKPEVGLSRPIGRWTLDVSGGAWLFTTNDQFYQGDSIRTQDPLFVVQGHASYNVTRRAWAAVDATWYGGADVRVDGGPPSARQNNARLGATLALPIGSRQSIKLAYSAGASTRTGADFTTVAVAWQYLWFDRTSPNRP
- a CDS encoding porin; amino-acid sequence: MTYRVRIAALSTMLLWANAALTAQTTALPSSANSGTPAPAHAAAEAQPPPPEKKESFEETWLSFENKAISAKWGWMLMFDGMAMTQDSTNEQQVGHVPAKGEPRADRFYISGQIKFPKPWTYFVGTNYNGLDAEPDAKFSWMDIAVDIPLTSWLGSVKVGRQKVGVSQEWIMPGADWIFMERSGAANAFIPQRNIGLRLHRSFANGRATYSAGAFNDWFMNDRSFSANGSQYTGRFEFVPVDRDADQTVVSVAGGVYYKEKTDGTLQYRSRPETNQAPYFVDTTKFEGNHSTTTQFELMAMSGPTQVFGELMLTPVNAPTVGNPLFYGGFVGASHFLTGEHRTFNREDGHYVSKFKPRSPFGFGHVGTGAWEVSGRYSYVDLTDGAVDGGVMSRLTGAISWYPEEHWRIEFNYGHGILDRDGQRGRFNVFQGRAQFGF
- a CDS encoding DUF202 domain-containing protein → MEQTSSPDSGSLAARHPDVGTRLAADRTWLADERTLMAWIRTATSLISFGFTIYKFFEFETGQGLRAHRLLSPRVFGMTMIGTGLAALVLGAMDHRRSTRLLRDEFGIAHRSTAIIVASIVSVMGLMALSATLLGE
- a CDS encoding response regulator — encoded protein: MMPEPVVHIVDDDASFLAATARLLRASGFVVKTFASAAEFLAQRRDDEPGCLVTDVRMPGMNGLELQAALAQSGHPLATLFLTGHGDIPSSVRAMRDGAEDFLEKRAAKELLLEAVARALARDAREREARARRSDLRARFDALTPRELEVLGHVVRGQLNKQIAGDLGIHERTVKLHRTAITTKLRVQSVAELTRLTEEAGLFTAQAPPFPKG
- a CDS encoding carboxymuconolactone decarboxylase family protein; its protein translation is MAVTDNEEASGPWDHLALAKFREWDPVFIDQCLTMSADPWTRGVLPRKDVELISVAVNAACTNMSAGGTRRHIRSALESGATREEILMVLKIASLLSIHTFSLGAPILLEEAKRAGVKLAPKGPAATPVCDKMEAAGQWNAAWDGFFEIDPAWTEAIIAASLPVYTSGVFTPKLAELLSIAVDASIIHMYAPGTRRHIQTALKLGATMEEIMEVLKICVAAGMQASNLGVPILAEELQRAGHPRG